One genomic window of Luteitalea pratensis includes the following:
- a CDS encoding DinB family protein, which yields MDEKALFVGFWTNESQTTRKVLSRIPEGSTYKPDPKSRTAHDIAWQIVCEEKMLIEAMESGVAEWAPPPLPATMAEVLASYDAQSAGLPERWAALPNERWTGTMDFFGSIRPAAPMAWSFLFDIVHHRGQISTYLRPMGSTVPQIYGPSADEP from the coding sequence GTGGACGAGAAGGCGCTGTTTGTCGGCTTCTGGACCAACGAGTCACAGACGACACGCAAGGTGCTGTCGCGCATACCGGAGGGCTCGACGTACAAGCCCGATCCAAAGTCGCGCACGGCCCACGACATCGCGTGGCAGATCGTCTGCGAGGAGAAGATGCTCATCGAGGCGATGGAGAGCGGCGTCGCCGAGTGGGCGCCGCCTCCCCTGCCCGCGACCATGGCGGAAGTGCTCGCCAGCTACGACGCGCAGAGTGCCGGTCTGCCGGAACGGTGGGCAGCGCTGCCAAACGAACGCTGGACTGGCACCATGGACTTCTTCGGCAGCATACGGCCGGCGGCACCGATGGCGTGGAGTTTCCTCTTCGACATCGTCCATCACCGCGGGCAGATCAGCACGTATCTGCGTCCCATGGGATCGACCGTGCCGCAGATCTACGGACCAAGCGCCGACGAGCCCTGA
- a CDS encoding YybH family protein, with translation MCRYLVGDTVETGSARGVVEAIEVRTRMLDDDGRRHIIRHADVGRVVLVSDKEIAWNSRAMLIHRHSRRVVSRLVSQDRQARSFMTNPEDERAVLMRASREWAHAAASGDLERALAYWTDDAILLPPDQPAVVGKDAIRAWIRQASSIPGFSITWEPELATVSNGADVGYLVERNRMTFRDVSGELKTQYGKAVTVWRKQADGGWKCVIDTWNTSPVERVLAANGPGT, from the coding sequence ATGTGCCGTTACCTCGTCGGCGACACTGTCGAGACCGGCTCGGCCCGCGGCGTCGTCGAGGCGATCGAGGTCCGCACGCGCATGCTCGACGACGATGGCCGGCGCCACATCATCCGCCATGCGGACGTGGGCCGGGTTGTTCTCGTTTCCGACAAGGAAATCGCCTGGAACTCGAGGGCTATGCTGATACATCGGCACTCGCGTCGCGTCGTTTCGCGCCTCGTGAGTCAGGATCGACAGGCGAGGTCCTTCATGACGAACCCGGAAGATGAACGTGCAGTACTCATGCGTGCGAGCCGCGAGTGGGCCCACGCTGCCGCGAGCGGCGATCTGGAACGCGCGCTTGCCTATTGGACCGACGATGCCATCTTGCTGCCGCCTGATCAGCCGGCCGTCGTTGGCAAAGATGCAATCCGGGCATGGATTCGACAGGCCTCGTCCATCCCCGGATTCTCGATTACCTGGGAGCCGGAACTCGCAACGGTGTCGAACGGCGCCGACGTCGGCTATCTGGTCGAACGCAATCGCATGACGTTCCGCGACGTGTCCGGTGAGTTGAAGACCCAGTACGGGAAGGCCGTGACCGTGTGGCGCAAGCAGGCGGATGGCGGTTGGAAGTGTGTGATCGACACATGGAACACCAGTCCGGTGGAACGAGTGCTTGCAGCCAACGGGCCAGGGACCTGA
- a CDS encoding tetratricopeptide repeat protein — MQMRLTRAAFLSATILLGTIAFAQAPAPSASGSHKHYESGGPAAQPGPNGEVAPRLQNLGTHTFPVSTKSASVQRFINQGLNLAYAFNHAEARRAFREAARLSPSLAMAYWGQALVLGPNINALMEPNDEPHALELVKKAQSLKGTATPREQALIDALAARYSGTPEHRTTNDRAYAEAMRKVHQRFPDDPDIAMLYVESMMDLRPWGYWMPDGRPHEGTAQIVALTEQMIRKYPKHPGALHMYVHLVEPTSTPERAEKAADILLTLMPAAGHMVHMPSHIYQRVGRYADAMESNRLAVAADEDYIAQCRAQGLYPMGYYPHNVHFLWFAAAADGQSKVAIDAARKVASRVEEAQLAQLPMLAGFRVVPYWAHVRFGHWQEMLAEPEPPAGSPFLRGAWHYARGQAFVATADVAAAERELAALVAVLPDKSLDQPLFSPNAGRAILSIGVPVLAGEIAAARGEFPNAIARLEEAVRLEDALVYTEPSEWHSPMRLALGAILLEAGRPAEAETVYWEDLRRGRDNGWALFGVVQALRAQGKDAQAAIAEARFKKAWARADITLTASRFGRPVSVSSRAAGR; from the coding sequence ATGCAAATGAGGCTCACTCGCGCCGCCTTCCTGTCGGCCACGATCCTGCTCGGTACGATTGCCTTCGCCCAGGCGCCGGCGCCTTCGGCATCGGGTTCCCACAAGCATTACGAGTCAGGTGGTCCGGCTGCGCAGCCCGGGCCCAATGGCGAGGTTGCGCCACGGTTACAGAACCTCGGCACACATACGTTCCCGGTCAGTACCAAGAGCGCCAGCGTACAGCGCTTCATCAACCAGGGCCTCAACCTGGCGTATGCCTTCAATCATGCAGAGGCACGGCGCGCCTTTCGTGAGGCGGCCCGCCTGAGCCCGAGTCTCGCGATGGCCTACTGGGGCCAGGCGCTCGTGCTTGGACCCAACATCAATGCGCTCATGGAGCCCAATGACGAGCCGCACGCCCTCGAGCTCGTGAAGAAGGCCCAGTCGCTGAAGGGCACCGCCACACCGCGCGAACAGGCGCTGATCGACGCCCTCGCAGCGCGCTACTCCGGCACCCCCGAGCACCGCACGACCAACGATCGCGCGTACGCCGAGGCGATGCGCAAGGTGCACCAGCGTTTCCCCGACGACCCCGACATCGCGATGCTCTACGTCGAGTCGATGATGGACCTGCGCCCCTGGGGCTACTGGATGCCCGATGGGCGGCCGCACGAAGGCACCGCCCAAATCGTGGCGCTCACGGAACAGATGATCCGCAAGTACCCGAAACACCCGGGCGCACTCCACATGTACGTGCATCTGGTCGAGCCGACCAGCACGCCCGAGCGGGCCGAGAAGGCCGCCGACATCCTGCTGACGCTGATGCCCGCGGCGGGCCACATGGTCCACATGCCATCGCACATCTACCAGCGCGTCGGTCGGTACGCGGACGCGATGGAGAGTAACCGCCTCGCTGTGGCCGCTGACGAGGACTACATCGCCCAGTGCCGCGCCCAGGGCCTGTACCCGATGGGGTACTACCCGCACAACGTGCACTTCCTGTGGTTTGCCGCCGCCGCGGACGGCCAGAGCAAGGTCGCGATCGACGCGGCACGCAAGGTCGCTTCGCGCGTCGAGGAGGCACAGCTCGCGCAGTTGCCGATGCTGGCCGGCTTCCGTGTCGTTCCGTACTGGGCCCACGTCCGGTTCGGGCACTGGCAGGAGATGCTCGCCGAACCGGAGCCGCCCGCTGGCAGCCCGTTCCTGCGCGGCGCCTGGCACTACGCGCGCGGCCAGGCCTTCGTCGCCACGGCGGATGTCGCCGCGGCAGAGCGCGAGCTCGCGGCTCTCGTCGCGGTCCTGCCCGACAAGAGCCTCGACCAGCCGCTCTTCTCACCCAACGCCGGACGCGCCATCCTGTCCATCGGCGTGCCGGTCCTCGCTGGCGAGATTGCCGCGGCGCGTGGCGAGTTCCCCAACGCCATTGCCCGCCTGGAGGAAGCCGTGCGCCTCGAGGACGCACTCGTGTACACCGAGCCATCCGAGTGGCATTCGCCGATGCGGCTCGCGCTCGGTGCCATCCTGCTCGAGGCCGGTCGCCCGGCCGAGGCCGAAACGGTCTACTGGGAAGACTTGCGACGCGGGCGCGACAACGGCTGGGCGCTCTTCGGCGTCGTCCAGGCTCTCCGCGCACAGGGCAAGGACGCCCAGGCCGCGATTGCCGAGGCTCGCTTCAAGAAGGCGTGGGCACGCGCGGACATCACGCTGACCGCATCGCGCTTCGGGCGTCCCGTCAGCGTCTCCTCGCGTGCGGCAGGACGCTGA
- a CDS encoding DUF488 domain-containing protein: MPIAIVRLGTSRIAGEGVRIGTVRRPPRGVPKAEFASRDFYDVWMPTLAPSDGLVAVGQNAADDKAWAMFTRKYRAEMNAPEPSRLLDLLAALSQQTNLSVGCYCEDEARCHRSVLRELLVERGAIVREP; the protein is encoded by the coding sequence ATGCCCATTGCCATCGTCCGGCTCGGAACGTCGAGGATTGCCGGAGAGGGTGTGCGCATCGGCACGGTACGCCGGCCTCCGCGCGGCGTACCGAAGGCCGAATTCGCGTCGCGAGATTTCTACGACGTGTGGATGCCGACGCTCGCCCCGAGCGACGGTCTCGTCGCCGTTGGGCAGAACGCGGCCGACGACAAGGCGTGGGCGATGTTCACGCGCAAGTACCGTGCGGAAATGAACGCCCCGGAGCCATCACGCCTTCTCGATCTGCTCGCGGCGCTTTCGCAGCAGACAAATCTCTCGGTCGGGTGCTACTGCGAGGACGAAGCGCGGTGTCACCGCTCGGTGTTGCGCGAGTTGCTCGTCGAGCGCGGTGCAATCGTGCGCGAGCCCTGA
- a CDS encoding threonine ammonia-lyase — protein sequence MITFDDILAARPRVQPYVRRTPLERSRTLSDQLGTNVYLKLELFQRTGSFKPRGAFNQILHLTPDQRAHGVVGVSGGNFAQALADAGDTLGTPTMVCMPTTAPKASVEATRGYGATVELAATFPEVFARAEALRAAGACLLHPFDNPHQMAGVGTIGLEVHEDLPQVTDIVISIGGGGLIAGITVALEALIPGIRVWGVETEGADAMGQALKAGRVVEVTPTSLARTLSAPYVAEDALMIVRRHAQRYVLVSDREAYEAARHLLERTKVNAELAAACTLAAARRVREAFSSDSHVVLVICGGNVSLEDWVDYHGRFA from the coding sequence ATGATCACGTTCGACGACATCCTGGCGGCACGACCACGAGTCCAGCCATACGTGCGGCGCACGCCGCTCGAGCGCAGTCGCACGTTGAGCGACCAACTCGGCACGAACGTCTACCTGAAGCTGGAGCTCTTCCAGCGCACGGGCTCGTTCAAACCCCGAGGCGCCTTCAACCAGATCCTCCACCTCACCCCCGATCAACGTGCGCACGGCGTCGTCGGCGTCAGCGGCGGCAACTTCGCCCAGGCGCTCGCCGATGCCGGAGACACGCTCGGCACCCCGACGATGGTGTGCATGCCGACGACGGCACCGAAGGCATCGGTCGAGGCGACACGTGGATATGGAGCGACTGTCGAGCTCGCGGCAACGTTCCCGGAAGTGTTTGCGAGGGCCGAGGCGCTGCGCGCGGCCGGAGCGTGCCTCCTGCACCCGTTCGACAATCCGCACCAGATGGCTGGCGTCGGCACGATCGGACTCGAGGTCCACGAGGATCTGCCACAGGTGACCGACATCGTCATCAGCATCGGCGGAGGTGGCCTGATCGCGGGTATCACTGTGGCGCTCGAGGCGCTCATCCCGGGCATCCGTGTCTGGGGAGTAGAGACCGAGGGAGCCGACGCGATGGGCCAGGCACTGAAAGCCGGACGCGTGGTCGAGGTCACGCCGACGTCGCTCGCACGCACATTGAGTGCGCCGTATGTCGCCGAGGACGCGCTCATGATCGTGCGGCGGCACGCGCAGCGCTACGTCCTCGTGTCCGATCGCGAGGCCTACGAAGCGGCCCGCCACCTGCTCGAACGGACGAAGGTCAACGCCGAACTCGCTGCCGCGTGCACGCTGGCCGCCGCCCGCCGGGTACGCGAGGCGTTCTCGTCCGACAGTCACGTGGTCCTCGTGATCTGCGGCGGCAACGTATCGCTGGAGGACTGGGTGGACTACCACGGCCGCTTTGCCTGA
- a CDS encoding ThuA domain-containing protein: protein MGVVGAALTYGASSGVLAQGRVPHVVFVTGDDEYRSEITMPMIAAILEKHYGMRTSVAISRPIPQTKTNIEGLEALETADLMVMFTRFRALPDEQLARITKYVDAGKPVVGLRTSTHAFLYPEGSPHVALNDGFGRDVFGQKWITHHGNKSSTSVTVNEAQAGHPILRGVTPFPARSWLYHVLPLNGPATILLEGDSINSQQTARAEQYPPHQPVAWTRGHNGTRVFFTTLGHPADFSQESMRRLVVNGILWALGKDVPQGGANATPVSPYVAPESFDLSKVPKGD, encoded by the coding sequence ATGGGTGTGGTCGGGGCGGCGTTGACGTACGGCGCGTCGTCCGGTGTGCTCGCGCAGGGGCGCGTGCCGCATGTCGTGTTCGTGACCGGAGACGACGAGTACCGCTCCGAGATCACGATGCCGATGATTGCGGCCATCCTCGAGAAGCACTACGGGATGCGCACGTCGGTCGCGATCTCCAGGCCGATCCCGCAGACCAAGACCAACATCGAGGGGCTCGAGGCGCTCGAGACCGCCGACCTGATGGTCATGTTCACACGCTTCCGGGCGCTGCCAGACGAGCAACTCGCACGCATCACGAAGTACGTCGACGCAGGCAAGCCGGTGGTCGGCCTGCGCACGAGTACCCATGCCTTCCTCTACCCGGAAGGCAGTCCGCACGTGGCGCTCAACGACGGCTTCGGGCGCGACGTCTTCGGACAGAAATGGATTACGCACCACGGCAACAAGTCGTCGACGTCGGTCACCGTGAACGAGGCCCAGGCGGGGCACCCGATCCTGCGTGGCGTGACGCCGTTTCCGGCGCGCTCATGGCTGTATCACGTGCTGCCGCTCAATGGGCCGGCGACGATCCTGCTCGAAGGTGACAGTATCAACTCGCAACAGACGGCCAGGGCGGAGCAGTATCCGCCACATCAGCCCGTTGCCTGGACACGCGGGCACAACGGCACCCGGGTGTTCTTCACCACGCTCGGACATCCTGCCGACTTCTCGCAGGAATCGATGCGGCGCCTCGTCGTCAACGGCATCCTGTGGGCGCTCGGCAAGGACGTGCCGCAGGGGGGCGCCAACGCGACACCCGTCAGTCCCTACGTCGCGCCAGAGAGCTTCGATTTGTCGAAAGTGCCGAAGGGGGATTGA
- a CDS encoding PVC-type heme-binding CxxCH protein produces MTRQAAGYGLQAAVFVAGGALCMTAATAHAQVADGQEPNRGAALDLASQDPKVALSRIKVAEGYEVSLFASEVEFPDLAKPLSMTFDTRGRLWVLTSPTYPHVLPDEKPNDKLIVLEDTNRDGKADKSTVFADKLYIPTGFALGDGGVYIAQQPALMFMKDTNGDGKADERRILLHGFGTEDSHHSIHAWQWGPDGALYFQEGTFLHSQVETPYGPRRLAYAGVWRYEPRTEKLDVFVSYPFANPWGHVIDAWGQNFVSDASNGYNYWGTAFSGHVDYPNKQKSMQEWTLTRVRPTSGSEFVKSRHFPESAQGNFLYNNVIGFLGIKQYKTVEEGSGFVGVEVEPLLQSTDPNFRPVGMQFGPDGALYVIDWFNPLIGHMQYSIRDPRRDKSRGRVWRITAKGRPLLTPPKIDGATIAEQLDLLKAYEDRTRYQARLALREWPTAQVIPAVQRWITGLDKADPAYEHHMLEALWVHEHNDRVNQPLLAQLLAAREFRARAAAVRVLQHWFDRVDDGMGLLARAVKDPEPRVRLEAVRALSFVPTAEAASTALQVLAQPMDYYLHYVLDSTMSTLEPVWKPVLTTGGTFATDNPAGLMFVLDRLSPADLARVKRSTPVYFALLSRQGVAPAARREALDALATQNGTTVLHEIIAAVNRMDGTPGSAAAAADLMQVLATLSPAQLAPERAAVERLAREARNDSIREGAFLALMQIDGNATAAWQLASASPRLRIDLLRGASKLGPGPALDSLQTLLVPTLRTASAAGGVRQVAAPITGRYVRLVRPGRAQVLSVTEVEVMSRGENVARKGTATQSSIVAGGATGGHAPRAIDGGVDMAATAGKDPLAGTHAFTSAEQDPWWEVDLGSEQPIDEIKLWPAAQESRTGLYVAVLDTSRTPVFVRDAIRVTRVPEPVTLGGDMTLAVNAAGMGVLPQLKGHEADAVSILSAFMRDPAQRQVAIAAIRRLPPSAWPASEVTALADTVLTHVRSIPPADRTGPAFLEAVGFGHELATRLPQAEQQAFTRALDELVVRIIRIEAVTAQMKFDLSRITVAAGEEVVIEFVNRDEMPHNFLVTKEGALETVGLAAEAMVSSPDAFGKSFIPKTPEVLFAIRLLQPGETLQARFTAPTQAGSYPFVCTFPGHWRTMNGVVQVVRTPAQVSPQ; encoded by the coding sequence GTGACACGACAGGCGGCAGGCTACGGGCTACAGGCTGCGGTCTTCGTGGCGGGCGGCGCCCTCTGCATGACGGCGGCCACCGCGCACGCACAGGTCGCCGATGGCCAGGAGCCCAATCGCGGCGCGGCCCTCGACCTTGCGTCGCAGGATCCCAAGGTCGCGCTCTCGCGCATCAAGGTGGCCGAGGGCTACGAGGTCTCGCTGTTTGCATCGGAGGTCGAGTTCCCGGATCTCGCCAAGCCGCTGTCGATGACCTTCGACACACGGGGACGGCTGTGGGTGCTGACCTCACCCACGTACCCGCATGTGCTGCCTGACGAGAAGCCGAACGACAAGCTGATCGTCCTCGAGGACACCAACCGCGACGGCAAGGCCGACAAGAGCACGGTCTTTGCCGACAAGCTCTACATCCCCACCGGCTTCGCGCTCGGCGACGGCGGCGTGTACATCGCGCAACAGCCGGCGCTGATGTTCATGAAGGACACCAACGGCGACGGCAAGGCCGACGAGCGCCGGATCCTCCTGCATGGCTTCGGCACCGAGGACAGCCACCACTCGATTCACGCCTGGCAGTGGGGCCCCGACGGCGCGCTCTACTTCCAGGAGGGCACGTTCCTGCACTCACAGGTGGAAACGCCGTACGGTCCGAGACGCCTCGCGTACGCCGGCGTGTGGCGTTACGAGCCGCGCACGGAGAAGCTGGACGTGTTCGTGTCGTATCCGTTCGCCAACCCGTGGGGGCACGTGATCGACGCGTGGGGCCAGAACTTCGTGTCCGATGCTTCCAATGGCTACAACTACTGGGGCACGGCGTTCTCGGGCCATGTCGACTATCCGAACAAGCAGAAGTCGATGCAGGAATGGACGCTGACGCGCGTGCGGCCCACGAGCGGCAGCGAGTTCGTCAAGAGTCGTCACTTCCCCGAGTCCGCGCAGGGCAACTTCCTCTACAACAACGTCATCGGGTTCCTCGGCATCAAGCAGTACAAGACCGTCGAGGAGGGCTCCGGTTTCGTCGGCGTCGAGGTCGAGCCGTTGCTGCAGTCCACCGACCCGAACTTCCGGCCGGTCGGCATGCAGTTTGGACCCGACGGTGCGCTCTACGTGATCGACTGGTTCAACCCGCTCATCGGTCACATGCAGTACTCGATTCGCGATCCGCGCCGCGACAAGTCGCGTGGCCGTGTCTGGCGCATCACCGCGAAGGGCCGGCCGCTGCTGACGCCGCCGAAGATCGACGGCGCGACGATCGCCGAGCAACTCGATCTCCTGAAGGCCTACGAGGACCGGACGCGCTACCAGGCACGGCTCGCATTGCGCGAATGGCCGACGGCGCAGGTGATTCCGGCCGTCCAACGATGGATCACCGGCCTCGACAAGGCCGATCCGGCCTACGAGCACCACATGCTCGAGGCGCTCTGGGTACACGAGCACAACGACCGCGTGAACCAGCCGCTGCTGGCGCAGCTGCTCGCGGCCCGGGAGTTCCGGGCCCGCGCGGCGGCCGTACGCGTGCTGCAGCACTGGTTCGATCGCGTCGACGATGGGATGGGGCTGCTGGCGAGGGCGGTCAAGGATCCGGAGCCGCGCGTGCGGCTCGAGGCCGTACGCGCCCTCAGCTTCGTGCCGACCGCCGAAGCGGCCAGCACGGCGCTGCAGGTGCTCGCGCAGCCGATGGACTACTACCTTCACTACGTGCTCGATTCGACGATGAGCACGCTCGAGCCGGTGTGGAAGCCGGTGCTCACGACTGGCGGCACGTTCGCGACCGACAATCCGGCAGGGCTCATGTTCGTGCTCGATCGGCTGTCGCCTGCCGACCTTGCCCGCGTCAAGCGCAGCACGCCGGTCTATTTCGCGCTGTTGTCACGACAGGGCGTCGCGCCTGCAGCTCGACGCGAGGCGCTCGACGCGCTCGCGACGCAGAACGGCACCACGGTACTGCACGAGATCATCGCTGCGGTGAACCGCATGGACGGCACGCCCGGCAGCGCCGCCGCCGCGGCCGATCTCATGCAGGTGCTGGCGACGTTGTCGCCGGCCCAGCTGGCGCCCGAGCGGGCCGCCGTCGAGCGTCTCGCTCGCGAGGCGCGCAACGACAGCATCCGCGAAGGGGCGTTCCTCGCGCTGATGCAGATCGACGGCAATGCCACCGCAGCGTGGCAACTCGCGTCCGCGAGTCCGCGGCTGCGCATCGACCTGTTGCGTGGCGCGTCGAAGCTCGGGCCGGGACCAGCGCTCGACAGCCTCCAGACATTGCTCGTGCCGACGCTGCGAACTGCGTCAGCGGCAGGCGGCGTCAGGCAGGTGGCAGCGCCGATTACCGGCCGTTACGTGCGACTCGTGCGTCCGGGCCGCGCGCAGGTCCTGAGCGTGACGGAGGTCGAGGTCATGAGCCGGGGCGAGAACGTCGCGCGCAAGGGCACCGCCACGCAGTCCAGCATCGTGGCTGGTGGCGCGACCGGTGGACATGCGCCCCGTGCCATCGACGGCGGCGTCGACATGGCAGCCACCGCAGGCAAGGATCCGCTCGCGGGCACGCACGCCTTCACGAGCGCCGAGCAGGACCCCTGGTGGGAAGTGGACCTCGGGTCCGAGCAGCCGATCGACGAGATCAAACTGTGGCCTGCAGCGCAGGAGTCCCGCACCGGCCTCTATGTGGCCGTGCTCGACACGAGTCGGACGCCGGTCTTCGTCAGGGACGCGATCCGCGTCACGCGCGTCCCGGAGCCGGTGACGCTCGGCGGCGACATGACCCTGGCCGTCAACGCCGCGGGCATGGGCGTGCTGCCGCAGCTCAAGGGCCACGAGGCCGATGCGGTGTCGATCCTGTCGGCCTTCATGCGCGACCCGGCGCAGCGGCAGGTTGCGATTGCGGCCATTCGCCGGTTGCCGCCGAGCGCATGGCCGGCAAGCGAGGTTACGGCACTGGCCGATACGGTGCTCACGCACGTGCGTTCGATTCCACCCGCCGATCGGACCGGTCCGGCGTTTCTCGAAGCCGTCGGCTTCGGGCACGAACTCGCGACCAGGCTGCCGCAGGCCGAACAACAGGCATTCACCAGGGCGCTCGACGAACTTGTCGTGCGCATCATCCGCATCGAAGCCGTGACCGCGCAGATGAAGTTCGATCTGTCGCGCATCACTGTGGCAGCCGGAGAGGAAGTGGTGATCGAGTTCGTCAACCGCGACGAGATGCCGCACAACTTCCTGGTGACCAAGGAGGGCGCGCTCGAGACCGTCGGGCTCGCCGCCGAGGCGATGGTGTCTTCGCCGGATGCCTTCGGGAAGAGCTTCATCCCGAAGACGCCGGAAGTCCTGTTTGCCATCCGCCTCCTGCAGCCCGGCGAAACCCTGCAGGCGCGATTCACCGCGCCCACGCAGGCAGGCAGTTACCCGTTCGTCTGCACGTTCCCGGGGCACTGGCGCACGATGAACGGCGTCGTCCAGGTGGTCAGGACGCCCGCTCAGGTGTCTCCACAGTGA
- a CDS encoding SGNH/GDSL hydrolase family protein — protein MLRVLPLVAGAVLVAGTVLAQPDAATPRLELRPNDRVILIGNTLADRQQYFNHFETTLLALYPQLQLSVRNLGWSADTLTLQPRPLNFGDATQHLTAQKADVMIVFFGANESFEGEAGLPQFEKDLEAYIAQHRAAKYNGVEAPRLAFASPIAHERIERLVHVDVDARNRELARYTDAMRRVTARLGVPFADVFTPMREAMASAKAPLTVNGMHLNAGGDKVFAVVLLTALGLAPEELPAGSKSYDDLRALINEKNRLFFLRFRPLNAEYVVGRRVDPFGSVNFPPEMKRLDELIAAQEKKIWRQARIVNPKPTKPARPVGSAVSPDQQGAQ, from the coding sequence ATGCTCCGGGTGCTGCCGCTCGTCGCCGGTGCCGTGCTGGTGGCCGGCACGGTGCTCGCGCAGCCCGACGCGGCGACGCCCCGTCTCGAACTGCGGCCCAACGACCGCGTGATCCTGATCGGGAACACGCTGGCCGACCGCCAGCAGTACTTCAACCATTTCGAGACGACGCTGCTCGCCTTGTACCCGCAGCTGCAGCTCTCGGTCCGCAATCTCGGGTGGAGCGCCGACACGTTGACGCTGCAACCGCGGCCGCTCAACTTCGGCGACGCGACGCAGCACCTCACCGCGCAGAAGGCAGACGTGATGATTGTCTTCTTCGGGGCCAACGAGTCGTTCGAGGGGGAGGCCGGCCTGCCGCAGTTCGAGAAGGATCTGGAGGCCTACATCGCGCAGCACCGAGCCGCGAAGTACAACGGCGTCGAGGCACCACGGCTTGCGTTCGCGTCGCCCATCGCCCATGAGCGGATCGAGCGGCTCGTCCACGTGGACGTCGACGCACGGAACCGCGAACTGGCCCGGTACACCGACGCGATGCGTCGCGTCACGGCTCGCCTCGGCGTCCCGTTTGCCGACGTCTTCACCCCGATGCGCGAGGCGATGGCATCGGCCAAGGCACCACTGACGGTCAACGGCATGCACCTGAACGCCGGGGGCGACAAGGTGTTCGCCGTCGTGCTGCTTACCGCTCTCGGGCTGGCACCAGAAGAACTGCCCGCCGGTTCGAAGAGCTACGACGACCTGCGCGCCCTGATCAACGAGAAGAATCGCCTGTTCTTCCTGCGCTTCCGTCCCCTGAACGCCGAGTACGTGGTCGGTCGGCGCGTCGATCCGTTCGGGTCTGTGAACTTCCCGCCAGAGATGAAGCGCCTCGACGAGCTCATCGCCGCGCAGGAGAAGAAGATTTGGCGTCAGGCGCGCATCGTGAATCCGAAGCCGACCAAACCGGCCCGGCCGGTCGGCTCAGCCGTGTCGCCTGACCAGCAGGGGGCGCAGTGA
- a CDS encoding aminoglycoside N(3)-acetyltransferase, protein MHSRESLARDAVAMGVHAGDLVMVHASVRAVGAVAGGPDQIHLALSDAVGATGSLFMYASCPEHYDQVGTGTLPADVEADLRASLPPFDARTARSQRENGALVELLRTWPGTVANDHVVRFVCRGPHAAAIFGTQPWDYAYGHGSALARLASFRGRILLLGSDHDAVTFLHHAEHVLDAPGKIVVRYQVPVFEAGHRIWRWVEEFDTGERAHPHWPDRFFARLVGGFLQQTGNSGGRIGDASAHLLDAGALLDFVLPVMKAVATDAAAADHHLPRR, encoded by the coding sequence ATGCATTCACGCGAGTCGCTGGCACGTGACGCGGTGGCGATGGGGGTACACGCTGGCGACCTGGTGATGGTGCATGCGTCGGTCCGGGCGGTGGGTGCGGTTGCGGGCGGACCCGATCAGATTCACCTCGCGCTCTCGGATGCGGTCGGGGCGACCGGTTCGCTATTCATGTACGCGAGCTGTCCCGAACACTACGATCAGGTCGGCACGGGTACGCTTCCGGCTGACGTCGAGGCCGACCTGCGAGCGTCGCTGCCGCCGTTCGACGCGCGCACGGCCCGTTCGCAGCGCGAGAACGGGGCGCTTGTCGAGCTGTTGCGGACGTGGCCGGGCACGGTCGCCAACGACCACGTCGTCCGTTTCGTCTGCCGCGGACCACACGCTGCTGCCATATTCGGGACGCAGCCATGGGACTACGCGTACGGTCACGGATCGGCGCTGGCGCGGCTCGCATCGTTCCGTGGGCGTATCCTCCTGCTCGGCAGCGACCACGACGCCGTCACGTTCCTCCACCATGCCGAACATGTGCTCGACGCGCCAGGCAAGATCGTCGTGCGCTACCAGGTCCCGGTGTTCGAGGCTGGCCACCGCATCTGGCGCTGGGTGGAGGAGTTCGACACCGGCGAGCGTGCCCATCCCCACTGGCCAGATCGCTTTTTCGCGCGGCTGGTGGGCGGATTCCTCCAACAGACCGGCAACTCGGGCGGCCGAATCGGCGACGCCTCCGCGCATCTGCTCGATGCCGGCGCCCTCCTCGATTTCGTGCTGCCGGTGATGAAGGCGGTGGCCACCGACGCCGCCGCGGCGGATCACCACCTGCCGCGTCGCTAG